Below is a genomic region from Telmatobacter sp. DSM 110680.
GAGTCAGTGACTGCCTGGGTAAGGGCGTCTCTCAATTTGTCTGAGTGCTGACTCAGGCAGCCCGTTCCCATGCAAACGTTGATCTCATGGTCGAACTTTGCGTTCTCGGTGCGAACCGATTCGGCGATTTGATCCAGTTCTTCAATGGTCATTCGACGGCCCACCTTTCCAGCTGTGCCAGCATCTCTTCGCCGGACATCTGGCCCTGCAATTCGCCGTCAGTCAGCACCACCGGCGCGCGTCCACAGGCGCCAACGCAACGTGCGGTCATGAGGCTGATATTCCCGTCCTTGGTCGTCTGGCCTTGTGGGATTCCAAGCCGCTTTTCAGCGGAAGCCACCAGTTTGTCAGTGCCCTTGATATAGCAGGCAGTGCCAGTGCAAATCGTCATGGTGTGTTTGCCCGGCGGTTTCAAGCTGAAGTAGTGATAGAAAGTCACCACTCCATAGGCCTGGCTCAGCGGCACACGCAGCGATTTAGCGACGAATCGAATCGCATCGTCGTCGAGGTATCCAAAGGCAGATTGAACGGTGTGAAGTGTCTCGATAAGAGCGTGACGGGCAAACCCATTCTTGCGCATGGTGCCGTTCACGATCTTCCAACGTTTGTCGTCGCTAGGCAGCGGC
It encodes:
- a CDS encoding NAD(P)H-dependent oxidoreductase subunit E, with the translated sequence MPAFTPPPLPSDDKRWKIVNGTMRKNGFARHALIETLHTVQSAFGYLDDDAIRFVAKSLRVPLSQAYGVVTFYHYFSLKPPGKHTMTICTGTACYIKGTDKLVASAEKRLGIPQGQTTKDGNISLMTARCVGACGRAPVVLTDGELQGQMSGEEMLAQLERWAVE